TTTGGCAGAGGCTTTGCTGGATTTCCAAACCCTGGAGGATTTGACTGGTTGGCTCACGGATCCCTCATCCCGTTAGCATTCGATTGAACCTTAGCTCCTGTCATCTCGGAATTCTCGTGCGACTTCACCTACCCGAATCGGCTCTATGAAACTGCCACGGGTGTTGCTCTGTGGCTACTATGGCTACGGCAATGGTGGCGATGAAGCGTTGTTGTTGGCTCTCCTGCAGCAGCTCCAACAGTTGCCTGTTCCTGTGCAGCCGGTGGTTCTCTCCCATCAGCCGGCTCAAACGGCAGCCACCTACCCGGTATTGGCTTGCCCCCGTTTTAATGGGTTAGCTCTACAGCGCTGTTTGCGGGAGGCCGAGGCTTTTGTTTGGGGTGGGGGTAGCCTGTTACAGGATCGCACCAGTTGGCGTAGCCCTCTGTATTACTTGGGGGTAATGGGCCTAGCTCAGCAATGGGGGTTGAAGACCTTCGCCTGGGCACAAGGGATCGGCCCGTTGGAGCGAGGGTGGGTGCGCCATTTGGCACGGCGATCCTTGGCGGGTTGTACGGCCATTAGTGTGCGGGATAGGGCTGCCTCAGAATGGTTGGAACAGTGGGGGATCCCGCACCAGGTGGCTCCGGATCCGGTGTGGGGTTTGGTGGCTAAAAGGCTCCCGGAATGGGATGGGTGGCCGCAGCCCCGCATTGCTGTGGTCCTGCGCCAGCACCCTCAGTTAACCCCGGCTCGCATTGAATCTCTGAGTCAAGGGTTGGCACGCCTGCAGGACTCGACCGGAGCTTATTTTCTCTTCATTCCTTTTCAACTGGCTCGGCAGGGATCCCCAGATTTGGGGGCGGATTATCGCTTGGCTCAAAATCTGCAGCGGCGCATGCCCGGCCCCGCTCAGGTTCTGGAAATTCGGGATCCCTGTTTGTTGAAGGGCAGTTTTCAAGGGGTGCGGCTGGTGATCACGATGCGCTACCACGGACTGGTGATGGCGGCGGCAGAGGGCTGTCGTTGCTTTGGCCTTAGCTACGATCCCAAGGTGAAAACCCTGCTGCAAGACCTAAACATGCCCGGCTGGGATCTGGAGACCCTTCCCACCGATGTGGAAACCCTGCACCGGAGTTGGTTAGCCTGTTACGAGCAAGGTTTGGCCCTTACCCCGGCGGAGATTCAGGACTGGATCCAGCGTTCGGCTCGCCATGGGGAACTGCTCCGGCAGCATTTGAGCTGGGGGTAGCCACTCTGGAGCCAAAACCTGCTCCGTGCTTATGCCAAGCCAGTACCCGCAGGGATCCCCTCCCATGACGTTGCAAACCCACCCCCTCACCCGCGAACAAGTTCTGAGTGCGATGATCGCCACCAGCGGCGGCTTGGCACTCCTGGCCGGTCTGTGGAGTTGGCTGGGATCCCTATCCGTCCCGTTTTCTTGGGATCCGCTGGCACTGCTGTGGGGTGTGGGGTTGGGCTTTGGGGTGGTGCTGATGAGCGAACTGGTTTACCGCCTTTGGCCTGACTATCGCCGTGCTGCCCGCACCTATTTGCAGTTGATTGTGGATCCCTTGCAGTGGGGGGATGTGTTTTGGCTGGGGCTGTTGCCGGGCTGGAGCGAGGAATGGTTGTTTCGGGGCGTGTTGGTTTCGGTGTGGGTTGCTGGTCCCTTGGGTTGGGCGGGCGGGATCCTCTGCAGCAGTCTTTTGTTCGGGGTATTGCACTGGCTGGAATGGCGGGGGTGGCCTTATGCCCTCTGGGCCAGTGGGGTCGGAATCCTGCTGGGGATAGGGTTGTGGCTGTCAGGAAACTTGCTGGTCACCATCGTTGCCCATGTCCTCATCAACTGGTTTGCCGCGCTGTGGTGGAAATATCGTCAATGCACCTCTGAACAATAGGCTCCCTTCCACCGCTTTTGCTCAACCCCTTTGAAGGAGTGATGGAGTTCATGGTGTCCCGTCCTTGGCTGCGTCAACTGGTGTGGGGATCCTTCTCCTGGGTTAGGGTTGGACGCTCGCTGATCTTGATTGGGTTGATTGTTTACGGGTATCTGATTTGGTTGGGTTGGTTCCAATCGGAACGGATGATCTTTCTGCCCCGCCCCGCCAGCTATCAGGATGGGGAGCAGATTCTCAAGTTAACCACGTCCGATGGGCTGCTGATTTCTGCGATCTATCTGCCCAATCCCGCCGCCTCTTATACCCTGCTCTACAGCCACGGCAATGCCGAAGATTTGGGAGATATCCTGCCCCGCCTGTTCAGCCTGCAGCGGCAGGGATTTTCGATTTTGGCCTATGATTATCGCGGCTACGGCACCAGCCAAGGGGAGCCCTCAGAGGCCGGAGCCTACAAAGATATCGAAGCCGCTTATGACTACTTGATAGCTCAAGGGATCCCACCAGCCCAAATCTTGGTTTATGGCCGCTCGGTGGGAGGTGGGCCATCGGTTTATTTGGCTGCCCAAAAGCCGGTGGGGGGGGTAATCCTGGAGTCCACCTTTGTGACGGCCTTTCGGGTGTTAACGCGGATCCCCCTTTTGCCCTTCGATCGCTTTGATAACTTGAGTCGGATCCCCACCATCGATTGCCCCCTGTTGATTTTGCATGGCACTGATGATGGTTTAATCCCCTTCTGGCATGCCCAAACCCTTTACAAAGCGGCACGGGATCCAAAACGCCTTGTTCCGATTGAGGGCGCCAACCACAACAATTTACTGCAGGTGGCCGGGGATCGCTACTACAGCATCCTGCACCAATTCGTAGAAGAGCTGGTGGATCCCTGAGGCTCTTTTCAACGCTTCTGTAGTCAGTCCACTCATCCGTGTTCACGGGGTTATGAATTAACCACAAATAACGCTTCACTTATGAAATGAATAGTGATAGAGTTGGCACATCTTAGGAAACAGAAGGAACTTAGGTGAGGAATGCCTTATCTAAGAAATATTACTAAGTGTTTCTCAGGCTTACATTTCTAGTCATTTGTCCAAGAGGTTTGAGCAACTATGACTGTGCAGGATGTGCTTGCAATTGAGCTGTTGGGCAACCCCCTGTGGGACTACCTCTTAGTCTTTCTCATCTTTGCTGTGGGGGTCTTCATCATTCGTGCTGTGCTGCGGAGATTCATTTTACAAACCTTGGGGGGTTGGCTTTCTAGAATCAGCGGGATTCCCCTTGATACGCCGATTCGCTTGGTGGAGCGTTACTTGATCCCCCTGCTTTATTTGGGCTTGGTTTATGTCTGCTTGAGCAGCCTTAATTTGGCTACGGTGCTGCGGCAGACATTGGATATTTTGGCTACTATTATTGCCACCTATTTTGGGATTAACCTCCTCAGCGCCAGCGTGGAATACGGGCTGCAGCTGTATTTAACTCGCAAAAAAGGAGATACCACGACCGAGCAAAGTTTCCTGCTGATCTCACCTCTAATTCGAGTGGTATTTCTCCTGATCGGGGTGCTGTTTTTGCTGGATAATCTGGGCTTTGATATAGCCGCTTTAGTAGCTAGCTTGGGCATTGGAGGGATAGCTATCGCGCTAGCTGCCCAAGGGGTTTTGCAAGATTTGTTTAGCTATTTTTCAATCTTGATGGATCGACCCTTTGAGATTGGAGATTTTGTGATTTTGGGCGACTTCATGGGATCCGTAGAATACATCGGCATCAAAACCACGCGGCTGCGCAGCCTCAGCGGAGAACAGATTGTCATTGCCAATACTGACATGACTGGATCTCGAATTCGCAACTACAAACGTATGCAACGGCGGCGGGTGGTGTTTGGCTTTGGGGTGACCTACGAAACCCCTCCTGATAAATTGCAAGAGATCCCGAAACTGGTGAAGCAGATCATCGAAGCGGATTCCAATGCCCAATTTGATCGGGCCCACTTCGCTGCCTATGGGGATTTCAGCCTTAACTTCGAGGTGGTCTACTTTGTCCTTAGTCCCGACTTTAACCTCTACATGGATGTTCAGGAACGGATTAACCTTGCTCTGAAGCAAGCTTTCCAGGAACGGGGCATTCAATTTGCTTACCCAACTCGGGTGCTCTACCTGAACTCACAGCAGCAGGCTGCCCTCTCTAACGCTACTTAAACAAACGCTAACCAAGCCTTCATCTGCTCACAACCTCAGCACAGACCTAAAAATGCTTGACTAAAGGCGATTGGTTTTTGTTGCGGATCCCTTTACATCTGCCGGTTCACTCGCCTAGGTCTGTGAGGTCTGTTCCATGAGTTCGCTGCATTCTCGCCGCTTTTTCTTGCAACTGATGATGTTTGGGGGCGGGGCAGCTGCTCTGGCTGCCTGTGGAGGTAGCTCTAGTTCCTCAATTGCCCCATTGGGAGAGCCAGGGTTTCCACAGGGAGTGTTCGCCGGGGATCCGACGGCGCAGGGAGCTGTCCTCTCCACGCGAGTGATCCCATCGGGTTCGGTGGAGACTGTATCCGTCACATTGCAGATTGCCGACAACCCTGACTTCACCCCGATTTTGCAGCAGATTCCCCTGAGTGCCCGCCGCACCGCCGGGAGTAACTATCGCAACGAACCCGGAGATTACATTGCTCGCGCTGTGGTGCAGGGGTTGCCGTCGGCCCAAACGTTTTACTACCGCTTTGTCAGTGCCGATGGCTTTACTAGCCCGGTGGGGCAGTTTCGGACGCTACCGGATGCTGGGGATGGCCGAGCGATTCGCTTTATGCACATCAGTTGTGCCAATGAGCCGCCCTTCCCGATTGGGGCCGCCATGTTGGCGGAAGTGAGCCGGGGGGACATTGACTTTATTTCCTTCAATGGGGATACCGTCTATGCCGACCGTTTCTGGCTGGGTCTGGATCCGACGGGGAATCTGGATTTTTACCGCAGCCTTTACCGGGATCAACGGGATCCCAACTATGCGGGACCGGAGTTTCCACAATTGTTTGGCCGTACTTCTTTTGTGATCAACTGGGATGATCACGAGGTGATCGACAACTACAGCGGCCAGAAGGATCGGGGTGGCCCTGCTGTTCAGTTGGATGACACAACGGGGCAAACCCGCGATGTAGAAGATTTGAAAGTATTAGGCTACCAAGCTTTTTTTGAGTACAACCCCATTACGCCCAACCTGACGGATGTGGGCGGTGTGGATGCCCGTGACCGGGTGTTTCGCAGCTTCCGCTACGGGGCCAATGCGGAGGTGTTTATCCCTGACTTGCGCCAATACCGGGATCTGGCTGTGGCGACCCCGATTTTGCCCATTTTGCCCCCCGGTCTGACCCGGCAACAATTTTTGGCTCTCTCTGGTATTCGTCTCACCCCTGAGCAAGAGGCTCTGTTTTTTGGCCCACCGGGATCCGAAGAAGCGCTCTTTAACTTGCTGCGCCGCACCCCGCGGACGCTGTTGGGAGGCCCGCAGAAGCAATGGCTGCTCAATGGTCTACGCAACTCTACCGCCACCTATAAATTCATCGTCAGCCAGTTCCCGATTACGGTGACGTATTTCCGCTCCAACGATGTCTGGGAAGGCTATTGGCTGGAACGGCAGGAGGTGATCGACTTCATCGAAGCGAACAACATTCGCAATGTGGTGTTCTTGACCGGGAATAACCATGCTGGCTTTATCGGGCAAGTTAACCCCGGTAGCAATAACCCAATTTGGGAAGTGTGGGCTGGCCCCACCGGACGCAGTGTCACCGCCCTCAGCATTGATGAGTTGGGTAACCAACTGGGGATCCCCAACGCCAGCCGCATCTACTACGGCATTGTCAATGGCTTTTTGGCCCCGGTGAACCCTGGCAATCCGCAAATTAGCGGGATCCCTGGGGTAACCACCAGCAACCTGCGCTTTCTGGAACTGGCGGTGCCCAATTACCACACCATTGAGGTCTCCGGCAGCCAGTGCACCATTCAAATTAAAGGCCCGACCGGCAGTGTATTGACGGATCCCTTTGGGCGGCGGGGGGAGTTGATTTTGCCTCAATAAAAGCTGGACTAGTTTATAGAAAATTTATAGTTTTAGCCAGCCTATTCTGATCAAAATCCAGGGATCCCGATTGTGCTTTGGGGTTCCTGTTTTTTGTGATTTAGATCATTTAGGGATCCCATGCCTCAGTGCTAAAGTATAAAAGTCATCAGAAAGAGAGCCAATTGCTTGATTTAGATGGCTGCGGTCTGGGAAAGGGCTTTTTGGGCATAGAAAGGGGAGAGACAGCTTCTGTTGAAATTTCAAGAGTTCTGAAATAGGGTTTAAGCTCAACCCTTTCCCGAAACAGGTGACTTGTTGAAGAGTGATGTACCCATTTGAAAATGGGATTCCTGTTGCCAACTCAATTCTTTCGTCTTCTTCAAGGAGTGTGGTTTTATGGTTTCTCTGGGTAGCTGGATAGCGGTAGGTGTAGTGGCGGCAGCTTCTATCGTGGGTGGAGCTGAGGCTTGGGCGCAAAGTCGTAACCTGTGGTTGTTGAATGGGCAATCGACAATAACCTCAGGCTATTTTTATCGGGGTGAGAACATTTGGGCCAAGTGTGATGTCGATTGCTACGACGTGGATCTGGTGCTCTACGATGCCAACGGTCGGGTGGTAGATGCGGATGAGCTGCGGGATGATTACCCGATCGTGCAAGCCCCCTATGAAGGGAACTTTTCCGTCAAGGTGATCATGTACAACTGCACGCACCCGGCGGGTTGTGCTGTCAGTGTGGATTCCGACTACGGATTCTAACCCCTGATTCCAACAGGTTAAGCGGCCTGACTGGCGGAATGAGCCTTGGCCTGGGTGAATTTGCTCAGGCCATGCACTGTTTTTTCCCAATAGAAGGGTTTGGTGAACAGTTGCCAAAGAGCCATATAGGCGGCCATAGAGTGCAGTTGCCAATAGATGGGGTTGAGGAGGGCGTACAGAGCCAGATCATAATATCCCCGGCGAAAGACGGCAATCAAGCTTAAATAAATGCCGATGGCATTGCCCAGGATTAAATTAAACAGGCCAATATAGATGAGCCAACCGGGAAAAAGATTTTGTAGCCAACTGGCGCGGGTGACCAGCCAAAACAAAAACATCAGCCACATGATCGGGCTGGTGAGAAAGGTGAGAAAAGTCCCGCCGATAAAAAACTGATAGGAGAGCCAGTTTTTCAGGCCCAATTTGCGCAGCGATCGCAGTGGGTGGCGGTTGTGAACCAGCCACGTTTGCATATAGCCTTTGATCCAACGGGAACGCTGCCGAATCCAATTTTTAACAGCACAGTTAGCCTCTTCGTAGGTGGTGGAGTTAATCACGCCCACGGTATAGCCATGCTGGCTGGCTCGAATGCCCAAGTCGGCATCTTCCGTAACATTAAAGGGATCCCAACCCTCCAGCTCCCGCAGGCGATCGGTACGGAAATGGTTGCTCGTACCACCCAAGGGAATGGGCACTTTCAGGGTTTCTAGGCCGGGCAAGAGATAGTCAAACCAATAAGAGTATTCCAGGGTGAACATGCGGGTGAGGAAGTTCTCTTGGCGGTTGAAATAGTTGAGGGCCGCCTGTACACACACCAAGCTGGGATCCCCTTTGCGAAAGGCAATCACCGCTTTTTTCAGTTGATCTGGATCCGGAATGTCTTCGGCATCGTAAATGGTCAGGTATTCCCCCCGCGCAAAAGCAAGGCCATAGTTGCAGGCTTTGGGCTTAGTTTTTGGGTGACTTTCCGGCACACGAATCAGACGAATGAAGTTAGGAGGATTAGCAGCGCGGGCAGCATCAATGGTGACCTGATCCTTTTCCTCCAGCAAGATCAACACATCCAATTTTTCCTGCGGGTAATCCAGTTTGGACAGGGATCCGATCAAGATCGGCATGACCTCCGGTTCGTTGTAAACCGGCACCAAAACGGTATAGATGGGTAGGCTGCGGTCATCAATAGCGGCCACCTCTGCATCGGTAATTTGATGGAATTGATCGGCGGATCCAGCCAAGCTGAGAATGAGCTTATAGAGGATCGAGCCGATATAGAAGAAATTGATCAGCAAAATCACCAGGGTGAGGGTGCTCCAGGGGGCCATCGTTAAACCCCACACCAACGCCAACAGCAGCCCATAGCCCACCAAAATTTGCGGCAGAGTAAACACCCGCGCGGCAGATTCTTCCGGGAGTCGCCCCAGCAACCGGTATACAGCCTCTTGGCTGAAGTTGGCCCCGTGGCTTTGGGTCAAAAGTTGAGTGAGATCCGCTTCGGTGCCCAACACTTTCTCGATGCGCAGCCCAGGTCGTAGGGCGTAAATTGCTTCGTCCACCACCATATCCAGTGGATCCTGCACCATCACCATCAAGGTCTCGGTATCCACCCAGGCAAGCGGATAGAAGAGATGGCGCATCATGCTCTTGGGATCAAACCGTTGACTCAGGTTTGGATCGACATAAAGCAGGCCAGTACCGATCAAGTCTGACAGTACCGGGTAACCCAACAACTGGGTAATCATGCCGAGATAGTCTTTGGGATCCAGGTAATTGAGGCGGGTTAACACCTGTCCCAGGCTGGATCCCGTGCGCCGACGGGTATTTTGCACCGCTTGCCACTGCTCCCAAGTCAGCTTGCTGCCCAAAAAGTCCGCAACCAGTTTTCGCTCCACAATCACCGAGAGGATCTGCTTTTCGGTGGCAGGGATCTCCAGAATCAGGGCATTGGGCCAGAGGCGTCGCACACTTTGCCGCACCGCTGGGTGGCCTGGTTCTTCGGTGGCGACCACCAAGGTATTGGCATCAGCCCAACCACAGAGCAAAAAACGCACCGGCACCAGATCGAGCGAATCCACCAACCAGAGCAACTCCGGATCAAGAGAATGCTGTTTTAACCAATCCCACAAGGTGGGCCGATCCGTGATGCGAGCACACAAGCGGGCAAATTTTGAGGGGTGCATCCACCCCAAGCTCCAAAGGGCACGGGGCAAAGAACAAAAAGCCCGTTGTTGATAGTCGCGGGCCTGCACCAGTTGCTCCGCCGTGAGATACCCAGTACGGATTAACCAGGATTCTACGAGCAGCATGGCAAAACTCGGCGTTACAGAACGGATCATCAACCGATACAGCCTTAGGGTTGGGGTGGGGGGGAAGGGACTTGCGGCATTTGTGCCAACCGTTGATAGAGGCTCCAAGCAACCCCTGCTCCCAGGAGGGCCACCAAAATCACCAGCCAGAATCGGTATCGCCACAAGAGTAGCCGCCAATCCAACCGATCTGGGTAACGAACTTGATAGGTTTGACCACTCAAATCCCAGCTTTGCACTTGGGTTAGATTGGGGGCAGCAGCATAGCCCGTCACCACATTCCCCTGCATTTGGTTGGCCAGAAGGGTGCGGGGATCCGCCAGGGATCGGCTTAATCGCTCGGCTATAGCTGGGTCGGATCCCCACCAGGAAAGCCAGAGGGTGGGTTTGCCCTCCAGCAAAACGTATTGCAACAAACCCAGCTCATCTTCCGGTTGAACAGCTAGTACAGCTCGTTGGTTGAGCGGGTTCAGGATCTCAAACCGAGATCCGAGACGAATCGGCGTGTTGAGCTCCACTTGTTCCGGCCCTGCCACGATCAATCCCCAGCTGGCATCCCCCAGTGGCGAGCGGGAGATGGGTTCAGACAGCAGTTGCAACCGGGGTAGCAGCGGTTGAGGAGATAATCGACTCAAGGCCCCCAACAGATAGGCGGCACTGGCCATCAGATCGGGATCCCCCACAACCAGTTGGCCGGATCCCTGCAAAAGAGCCGGAATTTCCTGCAGCTCCCCAACCGGGGCCTCATACCCGCTCCAACTGAAAGCAGAACTATCTCCCTGGAGTTGTAAGGTCAAGGGGGCCACGGCTCCTTGACAGCTTCCTTGGCTGGGGGCATGGTCAAAGCGCAACTCCAGGGTATTGGCCCGACGCAGGAGCTGCGAGGGTAGCGCCACCCAGTCATTGAGTTGGGTACGCCCCGTCAAATCATACGTTTTTAACAGGATCCCGTTCAAAAACACCTGCCCATTCAGCCGATCCCCCAAGCGGCCATCCACCGGGGTCATGACAGCGTTCAGTTGCAAGGCCAGATCCTGCGGTCGCCCCCCCAACTGGGCCAGATCGAAGTTCAAAAACAAGGACTGGGTGCCCATGCCGCGCAGGGTGGGATCCCCAAACCCCAATTGCCGCAGGCTGCGGCGGTTACCCAAAGATTCAGGCTCAACAGCAGGCACTGAGCTAAGTTGAATAGACCGACTCAGGAGACCAGGACGCTCCCACTCGGCAACTAAGGCTTGAATCGCCTCCGCACGAGCTGCTACCCGCAAGGTGGATCCCTGACGCTGCAATTGTGGGGAGAAATCCGGTGATTCTAGGACTACCTGCGGGCCACTGGCGGAACCCCTTGTCCAGAGGATTGGGGTTCGGGGGAACTGATGGGCCAACAGGCTGTAGAGCCAGAGGGCAGCTTCGGCAGATTCGGGGCTGAGATTGGCGGGTACTACCAGACTGAGCTGGCTGTAGAGGGGACGAAAAAAATCGGCCACCGTGCTGTCGGGGATGCGGGGCACTACCTGAAAGAAGCTCTCCCGCCCTACCGTCAAAAACAGATTGCCTGTGCCAATATCCCGACAGATATCGCCGCTGATGGTCAAGAAGGGCTGCACCGACAGGTTGATGAAGCGCTCCCCAGGAGGTAACTCTGGGATCGGCACCTGTACTACTGGGTTAGCTTGCAACTGCCCAACCGAGAATACCTCCATGGGCTCTTGGTTGATCAACACCCGCACAGTGGATCCCGGCCCCAGTACTGGCGAAGGCTCTAGACGCAACTGCACAAAACTGGCAGAGGGGTCGATCCCACCACTGGGCGCAGGGATCCCAACGTTGAGTTCCGGGTTGGATCCCTGCAAAACCACCGAGCGGCTGTACCCCAGCGTTTGCAGAGAAATCGTCTCTTCCCCCTGGGCTGTGGCCGGCAAGGCTCCCCAACAGGTTAACCCCGCCGCCAACAGGCCCCCCCAGTGTTTCCAGCAATGTGCCACAGCGCACCTATCCTTCTTGCAAAATCCCACTGCTGATCTCGCCCCAGATGGGATCCCTTAGCGGGCATAGTCATCCTGAAACCGGACAATGTCGTCTTCCCCTAGATATTGACCGTTTTGTACCTCGATCAACACCAAGGGAATGGTGCCGGGGTTTTCCAGACGGTGCTGGGTGCAGGGGGGAATATAAGTGGATTGGTTAGAGGTGAGCAACACCACTTCATCGCCACAGGTGACT
The DNA window shown above is from Thermostichus vulcanus str. 'Rupite' and carries:
- the csaB gene encoding polysaccharide pyruvyl transferase CsaB, which codes for MKLPRVLLCGYYGYGNGGDEALLLALLQQLQQLPVPVQPVVLSHQPAQTAATYPVLACPRFNGLALQRCLREAEAFVWGGGSLLQDRTSWRSPLYYLGVMGLAQQWGLKTFAWAQGIGPLERGWVRHLARRSLAGCTAISVRDRAASEWLEQWGIPHQVAPDPVWGLVAKRLPEWDGWPQPRIAVVLRQHPQLTPARIESLSQGLARLQDSTGAYFLFIPFQLARQGSPDLGADYRLAQNLQRRMPGPAQVLEIRDPCLLKGSFQGVRLVITMRYHGLVMAAAEGCRCFGLSYDPKVKTLLQDLNMPGWDLETLPTDVETLHRSWLACYEQGLALTPAEIQDWIQRSARHGELLRQHLSWG
- a CDS encoding CPBP family intramembrane glutamic endopeptidase; the encoded protein is MTLQTHPLTREQVLSAMIATSGGLALLAGLWSWLGSLSVPFSWDPLALLWGVGLGFGVVLMSELVYRLWPDYRRAARTYLQLIVDPLQWGDVFWLGLLPGWSEEWLFRGVLVSVWVAGPLGWAGGILCSSLLFGVLHWLEWRGWPYALWASGVGILLGIGLWLSGNLLVTIVAHVLINWFAALWWKYRQCTSEQ
- a CDS encoding alpha/beta hydrolase, whose translation is MVSRPWLRQLVWGSFSWVRVGRSLILIGLIVYGYLIWLGWFQSERMIFLPRPASYQDGEQILKLTTSDGLLISAIYLPNPAASYTLLYSHGNAEDLGDILPRLFSLQRQGFSILAYDYRGYGTSQGEPSEAGAYKDIEAAYDYLIAQGIPPAQILVYGRSVGGGPSVYLAAQKPVGGVILESTFVTAFRVLTRIPLLPFDRFDNLSRIPTIDCPLLILHGTDDGLIPFWHAQTLYKAARDPKRLVPIEGANHNNLLQVAGDRYYSILHQFVEELVDP
- a CDS encoding mechanosensitive ion channel family protein, whose translation is MTVQDVLAIELLGNPLWDYLLVFLIFAVGVFIIRAVLRRFILQTLGGWLSRISGIPLDTPIRLVERYLIPLLYLGLVYVCLSSLNLATVLRQTLDILATIIATYFGINLLSASVEYGLQLYLTRKKGDTTTEQSFLLISPLIRVVFLLIGVLFLLDNLGFDIAALVASLGIGGIAIALAAQGVLQDLFSYFSILMDRPFEIGDFVILGDFMGSVEYIGIKTTRLRSLSGEQIVIANTDMTGSRIRNYKRMQRRRVVFGFGVTYETPPDKLQEIPKLVKQIIEADSNAQFDRAHFAAYGDFSLNFEVVYFVLSPDFNLYMDVQERINLALKQAFQERGIQFAYPTRVLYLNSQQQAALSNAT
- a CDS encoding alkaline phosphatase D family protein, with translation MSSLHSRRFFLQLMMFGGGAAALAACGGSSSSSIAPLGEPGFPQGVFAGDPTAQGAVLSTRVIPSGSVETVSVTLQIADNPDFTPILQQIPLSARRTAGSNYRNEPGDYIARAVVQGLPSAQTFYYRFVSADGFTSPVGQFRTLPDAGDGRAIRFMHISCANEPPFPIGAAMLAEVSRGDIDFISFNGDTVYADRFWLGLDPTGNLDFYRSLYRDQRDPNYAGPEFPQLFGRTSFVINWDDHEVIDNYSGQKDRGGPAVQLDDTTGQTRDVEDLKVLGYQAFFEYNPITPNLTDVGGVDARDRVFRSFRYGANAEVFIPDLRQYRDLAVATPILPILPPGLTRQQFLALSGIRLTPEQEALFFGPPGSEEALFNLLRRTPRTLLGGPQKQWLLNGLRNSTATYKFIVSQFPITVTYFRSNDVWEGYWLERQEVIDFIEANNIRNVVFLTGNNHAGFIGQVNPGSNNPIWEVWAGPTGRSVTALSIDELGNQLGIPNASRIYYGIVNGFLAPVNPGNPQISGIPGVTTSNLRFLELAVPNYHTIEVSGSQCTIQIKGPTGSVLTDPFGRRGELILPQ
- a CDS encoding glycosyltransferase; the protein is MLLVESWLIRTGYLTAEQLVQARDYQQRAFCSLPRALWSLGWMHPSKFARLCARITDRPTLWDWLKQHSLDPELLWLVDSLDLVPVRFLLCGWADANTLVVATEEPGHPAVRQSVRRLWPNALILEIPATEKQILSVIVERKLVADFLGSKLTWEQWQAVQNTRRRTGSSLGQVLTRLNYLDPKDYLGMITQLLGYPVLSDLIGTGLLYVDPNLSQRFDPKSMMRHLFYPLAWVDTETLMVMVQDPLDMVVDEAIYALRPGLRIEKVLGTEADLTQLLTQSHGANFSQEAVYRLLGRLPEESAARVFTLPQILVGYGLLLALVWGLTMAPWSTLTLVILLINFFYIGSILYKLILSLAGSADQFHQITDAEVAAIDDRSLPIYTVLVPVYNEPEVMPILIGSLSKLDYPQEKLDVLILLEEKDQVTIDAARAANPPNFIRLIRVPESHPKTKPKACNYGLAFARGEYLTIYDAEDIPDPDQLKKAVIAFRKGDPSLVCVQAALNYFNRQENFLTRMFTLEYSYWFDYLLPGLETLKVPIPLGGTSNHFRTDRLRELEGWDPFNVTEDADLGIRASQHGYTVGVINSTTYEEANCAVKNWIRQRSRWIKGYMQTWLVHNRHPLRSLRKLGLKNWLSYQFFIGGTFLTFLTSPIMWLMFLFWLVTRASWLQNLFPGWLIYIGLFNLILGNAIGIYLSLIAVFRRGYYDLALYALLNPIYWQLHSMAAYMALWQLFTKPFYWEKTVHGLSKFTQAKAHSASQAA
- a CDS encoding cellulose biosynthesis cyclic di-GMP-binding regulatory protein BcsB; the encoded protein is MAHCWKHWGGLLAAGLTCWGALPATAQGEETISLQTLGYSRSVVLQGSNPELNVGIPAPSGGIDPSASFVQLRLEPSPVLGPGSTVRVLINQEPMEVFSVGQLQANPVVQVPIPELPPGERFINLSVQPFLTISGDICRDIGTGNLFLTVGRESFFQVVPRIPDSTVADFFRPLYSQLSLVVPANLSPESAEAALWLYSLLAHQFPRTPILWTRGSASGPQVVLESPDFSPQLQRQGSTLRVAARAEAIQALVAEWERPGLLSRSIQLSSVPAVEPESLGNRRSLRQLGFGDPTLRGMGTQSLFLNFDLAQLGGRPQDLALQLNAVMTPVDGRLGDRLNGQVFLNGILLKTYDLTGRTQLNDWVALPSQLLRRANTLELRFDHAPSQGSCQGAVAPLTLQLQGDSSAFSWSGYEAPVGELQEIPALLQGSGQLVVGDPDLMASAAYLLGALSRLSPQPLLPRLQLLSEPISRSPLGDASWGLIVAGPEQVELNTPIRLGSRFEILNPLNQRAVLAVQPEDELGLLQYVLLEGKPTLWLSWWGSDPAIAERLSRSLADPRTLLANQMQGNVVTGYAAAPNLTQVQSWDLSGQTYQVRYPDRLDWRLLLWRYRFWLVILVALLGAGVAWSLYQRLAQMPQVPSPPPQP